The segment GACCCTCGCTTGAGCCGCCCATGGAGGGGCCGTGACGGGCTCGTGTCCGGGGCCGGAAGGTGAGAGCTGAATCACTGGACGAGCGGGTATCGGTGAGGTAAGCCTCGGTTAAGTTAGGTCCGCCTCACCAGGCTGCCCCACGCCTCCACCCTCGCCAGGAGCCCCCATGCGCCCCGCCCGCCTCACCGTCCTCGCCGCGGCCGCAGCCGTCGCCGCGCTCACCGCCGTCACCGGCTGCGCGGAGAAGAGCGACAAGGGCGGCTCGGACGCGATCCACGTGACCGCGACCGACAGCGCCTGTGAGGTCTCCACGACCGACTTCCCGGCGGGCAAGGTCTCCATCGAGGTGGAGAACAAGGGCTCCAAGGTCACCGAGCTGTACGTGCTCTTCCCGGACGACCGCATCGTCGCCGAGCGCGAGAACATCGGCCCCGGCACCAAGGCCACCATCGCCGCCGAGATCAAGGCGGGCGACTACCTCTTCGCCTGCAAGCCCGGCATGAAGGGCGACGGCATCCGCACCAAGGTCAAGGCCACCGGCAAGGGGTCCGCCGAGAAGCGCAGCCCCGAGCTGGACGCCGCCGTGGCCGCGTACCGCAAGTACGTCCAGGAGCAGGCCGACGCGACCCTGCCGAAGGCGCAGGCCTTCGCCGACGCCGTCAAGGCCGGCGACCTGGAGGCCGCGAAGAAGGCCTACGCCCCCTCCCGCCTGGGCTGGGAGCGCACCGAGCCGGTCGCCGAGTCCTTCGGCGACATCGACCCGAAGGTCGACGTCCGCGAGGACGGCCTGGAGGCCGGCCAGGACCCGGCGAAGGACTGGACCGGCTGGCACCGCCTGGAGAAGTCCCTCTTCCAGGAAAACAAGATCGACGACAACGACAAGAAGCTCGCCGACACCCTGATCACCGACCTCACCGCCTGGCAGAAGAAGGTCGGCGAGGCCGAGATCACCCCGACCTCCATGGCCAACGGCGCCAAGGAGCTCCTCGACGAGGTCGCCACCGGCAAGGTGACCGGCGAGGAGGAGCGCTACAGCCACACCGACCTGGTCGACTTCAAGGCCAACGTCGAGGGCGCCGAGAAGTCCTACGAGCTCCTCAAGGCCGTCACCGCGAAGAACGACCCCGAGCTCGCCAAGCAGCTGGACACCCAGTTCGCCGCGCTGAACACCCTCCTGGACAAGTACCGCGCCGACAAGAACACCTACGAGTTCACCTCGTACGACAAGGTCGGCGAGACCGAGCGCAAGGAGCTCTCGGACGGCGTCAGCGCCCTGGCCGAGCCGCTCTCGAAGCTGGCCGCCGCGGTCGCCAAGTAGTCCACAGCCAGGCAGAGCGGGAGATCCCACCATGACCGACGCCCAGGAGCCGAACGTGTCCGAGGACGAGGCCCAGGAGTCCACCGGAGGCGCGACGGCGCCCTCGCGCCGTGCCGTCCTCGGCTGGGGCGGGGCCGGGCTCGCGCTCGGCGCGGCCGCGGCCGGCGGCGCCGTGGCCGCCTTCAACGGCGGCTCGGACATCGCGCCGGCGGCCTCCGCCGGCGCGGCCGTGGCCTTCCACGGCGAGCACCAGGCCGGTATCGCCAGCGCCGTCCAGGACCGGCTGCACTTCGCGGCCTTCGACGTGAAGACCAAGGACCGCGAGGAGCTCGTCAAGCTCCTCAAGGACTGGACGGCCGCCGCCCGGCTGATGACCGCCGGGCTGCCCGTCGGCGACGTGTACGAGGGCGTGCCCGAGGCCCCGCCGACCGACACCGGCGAGGCCCTGGGCCTCAAGCCCTCCCGCCTGACCCTGACCATCGGCTTCGGCCCGGGCCTGTTCGCCAAGGACCGCTTCGGCCTGGACGGCAAGCGCCCCGAGGCCCTGGTGGACCTGGAGGCCTTCCCCGGCGACAACCTGGACCAGGCCCGCTCCGGCGGCGACCTGTG is part of the Streptomyces katrae genome and harbors:
- the efeO gene encoding iron uptake system protein EfeO, coding for MRPARLTVLAAAAAVAALTAVTGCAEKSDKGGSDAIHVTATDSACEVSTTDFPAGKVSIEVENKGSKVTELYVLFPDDRIVAERENIGPGTKATIAAEIKAGDYLFACKPGMKGDGIRTKVKATGKGSAEKRSPELDAAVAAYRKYVQEQADATLPKAQAFADAVKAGDLEAAKKAYAPSRLGWERTEPVAESFGDIDPKVDVREDGLEAGQDPAKDWTGWHRLEKSLFQENKIDDNDKKLADTLITDLTAWQKKVGEAEITPTSMANGAKELLDEVATGKVTGEEERYSHTDLVDFKANVEGAEKSYELLKAVTAKNDPELAKQLDTQFAALNTLLDKYRADKNTYEFTSYDKVGETERKELSDGVSALAEPLSKLAAAVAK